The Drechmeria coniospora strain ARSEF 6962 chromosome 02, whole genome shotgun sequence genome has a segment encoding these proteins:
- a CDS encoding actin patch protein, producing the protein MLGGLAMDNSLQSMPIHHHPPKVEYITKLDNDAPFPRRHRHPGSLPLPQTLRSPFHTSPYGHTCSPSALLASGSAPPGPRGPSFRRVQSAVHGFLSGRQRRRAERARLVDLVASRPGRLMLDPPSPLPRLADEDARGDRGGQHSMRVPARDGNDGSPQDDGEKVEKGSRRRRLAAMAGSLYRSGQLAVTDIKDSYAQSRARAALDPMQESTHIPGAFPDVAITSQGDEQMILFPSYAKRHVPKDWARVPAAAQQSTPADDDYWRQEWEKNEDSKAIVDVDVRGWIYSPSTGPLTKRNRILLGLARQLSGIPSSSRPDQAYATDDRHQGRDELREQERITQEAAAIERRGREEKRIAYGGGYSEPSPGTAGPGVELVPPRPAQRASRTPDSMPGSPMRQPSQANELSEQELAAANANLMARVAPFMTNPLVALPITIFFYNNAKSQSRTVLTNDAGHFMVRAPLDFVPTNVRVLANERLSATQEIHVTEPRGVSLITDIDDTIKHSNISGGAREIFRNTFVRDLDGLTVDGVREWYGRMHELGVCFHYCSNSPWQLFPVLASFFKLGRLPPGSLHLKQYSGMLQGIFEPVAERKKSTLNRLMTDFAERRFILVGDSGEADLEVYTDLVLANPGRILAVFIRDVTTPETTGYFDSSFALRQKTSSLTLAGDGSGATRQNSAPAVSSTGPLMGTLIDLSAEPEEAKLDDSAALEQVKRRNQHPGIRSSASAGHLGGTKAAPPPRPTKPVALRSRGSNAEMTKSVGSGPSAPPPPPPRRKPVGGGGLLHPHSQAPSPSKQTRKAEADDRPPPPLPRRPAEQAHRSASPRGYPNDRGPTSKTNSDVELDGPSPAPFPGRIDHRTTSKSGVSSPSSAGSPTLGPQVVNKKLELWRGRLARAEEILDKQGVALYTWRKGQDVEAEAVGIVRRAMEEMERDEKQGRQGS; encoded by the exons ATGCTCGGCGGGCTCGCCATGGACAACTCGCTCCAATCCATGCCAATTCACCACCATCCACCCAAAGTTGAATACATAACAAAACTGGACAACGACGCACCctttcctcgccgccatcgccatcctgGCTCTCTTCCCCTTCCGCAGACTCTTCGGTCGCCTTTCCACACGTCGCCGTACGGACACACGTGCTCGCCATCCGCATTGCTGGCATCGGGTTCTGCTCCCCCGGGTCCTAGAgggccatc CTTCCGCAGGGTCCAGTCGGCCGTCCACGGCTTCCTCTCGGGACGCCAGCGCAGGCGCGCCGAAAGGGCCCgactcgtcgacctcgtcgcgaGCCGTCCCGGGCGGCTCATGCTCGacccgccctcgccgctgccgagactggcggacgaggatgcgaggggcgaccgaggcggccaacACAGCATGCGCGTGCCGGCGAGGGACGGCAACGATGGCTCGCcgcaggacgacggcgagaaggtCGAGAAGGGGTCGAGAAGACGCAGgctggcggccatggccggtAGCCTCTACCGCTCCGGCCAGCTGGCCGTGACGGACATCAAGGACTCGTACGCGCAGTCGAGGGCCAGGGCGGCGCTGGATCCCATGCAGGAGAGCACGCACATACCGGGCGCCTTCCCCGACGTGGCCATCACGTCGCAGGGAGACGAGCAGATGATCCTCTTTCCCTCGTACGCGAAGCGCCACGTCCCCAAGGATTGGGCCCGggtgccggccgccgcccagcagtcgacgccggccgacgacgactactGGCGGCAGGAGTGGGAGAAGAACGAGGACAgcaaggccatcgtcgacgtcgacgtccgcgGCTGGATATACAGCCCGAGCACGGGGCCCTTGACGAAGCGGAACCGgatcctcctcggcctcgcccgccagCTCAGCGGCATACCGTCCTCCTCCCGGCCGGACCAGGCCTACGCGACCGACGACCGTCACCAGGGGCGCGACGAGCTGCGCGAGCAGGAAAGGATTACCCAGGAagcggccgccatcgagcgCAGGGGCCGGGAGGAGAAGCGCATCGCCTACGGCGGCGGATACAGCGAGCCGTCGCCGGGGACGGCCGGCCCGGGGGTCGAGCTGGTGCCCCCGCGTCCGGCTCAGCGCGCGAGCCGGACGCCCGACTCGATGCCCGGCAGCCCGATGAGGCAGCCGTCGCAGGCCAACGAGCTCTCGGAGCAGGagctggcggcggccaacgccAACCTCATGGCCCGCGTGGCGCCCTTCATGACGAACCCGCTGGTGGCCCTGCCCATCACCATCTTCTTCTACAACAACGCCAAGTCGCAGTCGCGGACGGTGCTGAccaacgacgccggccactTCATGGTGCGCGCGCCGCTCGACTTTGTGCCGACCAACGTCCGCGTCCTGGCCAACGAGAGGCTCTCGGCGACGCAGGAGATTCACGTCACCGAGCCGCGCGGCGTCAGCCTCATCaccgacatcgacgacaccATCAAGCACTCCAACATCTCGGGCGGCGCGCGCGAAATCTTCCGCAACACCTTTGTccgcgacctcgacggcctcaccgtcgacggcgtgagGGAGTGGTACGGCCGGATgcacgagctcggcgtctgCTTCCACTACTGCTCCAACAGCCCCTGGCAGCTCTTCCCCGTGCTCGCGAGCTTCTTcaagctcggccgcctcccgccCGGCTCGCTGCACCTGAAGCAGTACTCGGGCATGCTGCAGGGCATCTTCGAGCCCGTGGCCGAGCGGAAGAAGTCGACGCTCAACCGGCTCATGACCGACTTTGCCGAGCGCcgcttcatcctcgtcggcgacagcggcgaggccgacctcgaggtctacaccgacctcgtcctggcGAACCCGGGAAGgatcctcgccgtcttcatcCGCGACGTCACGACGCCCGAGACGACGGGCTACTTTGACTCCTCCTTTGCGCTGCGCCAAAAGACGTCGAGCCTGacgctcgccggcgacgggagcGGCGCGACTCGACAGaactcggcgccggccgtgtcgtcgacggggccGCTGATGGGCACGCTGATCGACCTCTCGGCCGAGCCGGAAGAGGCAAAGCtcgacgattccgccgcgCTCGAGCAGGTGAAGAGGCGGAACCAGCACCCGGGCATACGTTCCAGCGCCAGCGCGGGCCATCTGGGGGGCACCAAGGCCGcccctccgcctcggccgacgaaaCCGGTTGCGCTGAGAAGTCGAGGGTCCAACGCGGAGATGACGAAGAGCGTTGGTTCCggaccgtcggcgccgcctccgccgccgccgcgccggaAGCCggtgggaggaggagggctgTTGCATCCGCACTCCCAAGCACCGAGCCCGTCGAAGCAGACGAGAAAGGCTGAGGCAGACgaccgcccgccgccgccgctgccccGACGTCCCGCGGAGCAAGCTCACCGGAGCGCGAGCCCGCGCGGGTACCCCAACGACCGTGGCCCGACGTCAAAGACGAACTCGGACGTGGAACTTGAcggcccgtcgccggctccgtTCCCGGGGCGCATCGACCACCGGACCACCTCCAAGTCGGGcgtctcgtcgccctcgagcgcGGGATCGCCTACGCTCGGACCGCAGGTGGTGAACAAGAAGCTCGAGCTTTGGCGCGGGCGGCTCGCGCGGGCCGAGGAGATTCTCGACAAGCAGGGCGTCGCCCTCTACACCTGGCGCAAGGGTcaagacgtcgaggccgaggcggttgGCATCGTGAGACGCGCcatggaggagatggagcgGGACGAGAAGCAGGGGAGGCAAGGGTCGTAG
- a CDS encoding dependent RNA helicase drs-1 produces the protein MAPQKRKPTDDFVYTLSDTEDVPVELLEEEALAAQPAKKKVKTDKKAKTAKLAAKQGVQNSAGDEAEEAREDAGGVWGRKDDDDGAMDSEFEFLVDDDGSGDEDFAGWGFEGAKQKMFAVSKGVDIDDIIRRRRESKKNGDGKTSDDQDGAAPEEQEEIDLDDDDDEVLADDAFGMNAESDDEGSDEGGDEDDDDEGDEDDEPASDDDSVATPVGHPDDDDMSEASGDEEDAEEQARQEAFFAPEEKQAAGSQTDASSFMALSLSRPILRGLAAVGFSKPTPIQSKSIPIALMGKDVVGGAVTGSGKTGAFMIPILERLLYRPNKMPTTRVVVLTPTRELAMQCFAVSTKLASHTDIKFSMAVGGLSLKAQEAELRRRPDVVIATPGRFIDHMRNSAGFNLDTVEILVLDEADRMLEDGFADELNEILTTLPKSRQTMLFSATMTSTVDRLIRVGMNKPVRVMVDSKKKTVGTLVQEFVRLRPGREEKRMGYLAHLCKTLYTERVIIFFRQKKEAHRARVVFGLLDLSCAELHGSMNQTQRIESVESFRDGKVSYLLATDLASRGLDIKGVDTVINYEAPQSLEIYVHRVGRTARAGRKGVAVTLAAENDRKVVKAAVRAGKAQGAKIVSRVIAPADADRWADEVEGMADEIEEIMQQEKEEKQLANAEMVLRKGENMMEHEAEIKGRPRRTWFETAHDKAKAKQAGKDELNGMRESMKKKAGGKLSNKDKKRLDAKAARTIDGGLWKKGKGDAAAAAAKGKGKKTARSAPGAKGTKGTKGTKGRR, from the exons ATGGCGCCGCAGAAGAGGAAGCCGACCGACGACTTTGTCTACACCCTCTCCGACACCGAGGATGTCCCtgtcgagctgctcgaggaggaagccctcgccgcccagccgGCCAAGAAAAAAGTCAAGACCGACAAAaaggccaagacggccaagtTAGCGGCGAAGCAAGGTGTGCAGAACTCTGCaggagacgaggccgaagaggCCCGAGAGGATGCTGGAGGTGTTTGGGGccgcaaggacgacgacgacggtgccatGGATTCCGAGTTTGAgtttctcgtcgacgacgacggatcCGGTGACGAAGATTTCGCCGGCTGGGGCTTCGAAGGTGCCAAGCAAAAAATGTTTGCCGTCAGCAAAGGCGTCGACATTGACGACATCATTCGGAGACGAAGGGAGAGTAAGAaaaacggcgacggcaagacATCCGACGACCAAGACGGCGCCGCCCCGGAAGAGCAAGAGGAAATCGAcctggacgacgatgacgacgaggttctcgccgacgacgccttTGGAATGAACGCCGAGTCGGACGACGAAGGATCCGACGAGGGtggggacgaggacgacgatgacgagggcgacgaggacgacgagccagcatccgacgacgactcggtggcgacgcccgtcggccatcccgacgacgacgacatgtccgaggcgagcggcgacgaggaagacgccgaAGAGCAGGCGAGGCAGGAGGCCTTCTTCGCGCCCGAGGAAAAGCAGGCGGCCGGCAGCCAGACGGATGCGTCATCGTTCATGGCCCTGTCCCTGTCGCGCCCCATCCTtcgcggcctcgccgccgtcggcttctccaAGCCGACGCCCATCCAGTCCAAGTCGATACCGATTGCGCTCATGGGcaaggacgtcgtcggcggtgccgtcACGGGCTCCGGCAAGACGGGCGCCTTTATGATTCCCATCCTCGAGCGACTGCTGTACCGGCCGAACAAGATGCCGACCACGCGGGTCGTCGTGCTCACGCCGACGCGAGAGCTCGCCATGCAGTGCTTCGCCGTGTCGACCAAGCTCGCGTCCCACACGGACATTAAATTTtccatggccgtcggtgGCCTGAGCCTGAAGGCGCAGGAGGCGGagctccgacgacggccggacGTGGTGATTGCGACGCCCGGTCGGTTCATCGATCACATGCGAAACTCGGCCGGCTTCAACCTCGACACGGTCGAGAtcctcgtgctcgacgaggccgatcgcatgctcgaggatggcttcgccgacgagctcaaCGAGATCCTCACGACGCTGCCCAAGTCGCGCCAGACGATGCTCTTCTCCGCCAccatgacgtcgacggtcgacCGGCTCATCCGCGTCGGCATGAACAAGCCGGTCCGCGTCATGGTGGACtcgaagaagaagacggtCGGCACGCTGGTGCAGGAGTTTGTCCGGCTGCGGCCCGGGCGGGAGGAGAAGCGCATGGGCTACCTCGCCCACCTCTGCAAGACGCTCTACACCGAGAGGGTCATCATCTTTTTCCGCCAAAAGAAGGAGGCGCACCGGGCGCGCGTCGTCTTTGGCCTGCTCGACCTCTCGTGCGCCGAGCTGCACGGCTCCATGAACCAGACACAG CGTATCGAGAGCGTCGAGTCCTTCCGAGACGGCAAGGTGTCGTACCTGCTCGCCACGGACCTCGCCTCCCGTGGTCTCGACATCAAGGGCGTCGACACGGTCATCAACTACGAGGCGCCGCAGTCGCTCGAAATCTACGTGCACCGAGTCGGCCGCACGGCGCGTGCCGGCCGCAAGGGCGTCGCCGTGACGCTCGCGGCGGAGAACGACCGAAAGGTGGTCAAGGCGGCCGTGAGGGCCGGCAAGGCGCAGGGAGCCAAGATTGTGAGCCGAGTCAtcgcgccggccgacgccgacaggtgggcggacgaggtggagggcatggccgacgagatTGAGGAGATTATGCAGCAGGAAAAGGAGGAGAAGCAGCTGGCCAACGCCGAGATGGTGCTCAGGAAGGGCGAGAACATGATGGAGCATGAGGCCGAGATCAAGGGGCGGCCCCGGCGCACCTGGTTCGAGACGGCGCacgacaaggccaaggcgaagCAGGCGGGCAAGGACGAGCTCAACGGCATGCGCGAGTcgatgaagaagaaggccggcggcaagctgAGCAACAAGGACAAGAAGCGGCTCGACGCCAAGGCGGCGCGGACCATTGACGGCGGCCTGTGGAAGAAGGGCAAGGGagacgcggcggcggcggcggccaagggcaagggcaagaaGACGGCTCGATCGGCGCCCGGGGCGAAGGGGACGAAGGGAACGAAAGGGACAAAGGggaggcggtga
- a CDS encoding putative EB1-like protein, with product MGESRQELVQWLNSLLQLNITKVEQCGTGAALCQVFDSIYMDVPMSKVKFNANGEWSYVQNFKVLQNIFTKHQIEKPIPVEALIKCKMQDNLEFLQWTKKFWDLNFPDHDYDAVARRKGGALPSNTKAPIAVGGARRVGTTPSGAAPRVAKAAGPGTAALQQENATLKDTVGGLERERDFYFSKLRDIELLVQQAVDEDPELEKQEDGLVKSIQTILYSTEEGFEIPEEGEAVDDQETF from the exons ATGGGCGAGTCGAG GCAAGAACTCGTGCAATGGCTCAACAGCCTCCTCCAGCTGAACATCACAAAGGTTGAGCAATGCGGCACGGG TGCCGCCCTTTGCCAGGTGTTTGACAGCATATACATGGACGTGCCCATGTCCAAGGTCAAGTTCAACGCAAACGGCGAGTGGTCGTACGTGCAAAATTTCAAGGTTCTCCAGA ACATCTTCACCAAGCATCAGATCGAAAAGCCGATTCCGGTCGAGGCCCTCATCAAGTGCAAGATGCAGGACAATCTCGAGTTTCTCCAGTGGACCAAGAAGTTCTGGGACCTCAACTTCCCCGACCACGActacgacgccgtcgcccgcaGAAAGGGGGGCGCCCTCCCGAGCAACACCAAGGcccccatcgccgtcggcggtgcccGTAGGGTAggcacgacgccgtcgggggcCGCCCCGCGCGTCGCCAAAGCCGCCGGTCCCGGCACGGCGGCGCTGCAGCAGGAAAACGCGACGCTCAAGGACACGGtgggcggcctcgagcgcgaACGGGACTTTTACTTCAGCAAGCTCCGAGACATAGAGCTCCTCGTgcagcaggccgtcgacgaggatccGGAGCTCGAGAAGCAGGAGGATGGCCTCGTCAAGTCGATCCAGACGATCCTCTACTCGACCGAGGAAGGTTTCGAGATTcccgaggagggcgaggccgtcgacgaccaggAGACGTTCTGA
- a CDS encoding Vacuolar morphogenesis protein 7 like protein — translation MAPPPEIAIPSTSVSDEGSSKPFTLYNITLRLPLRSYVVQKRYSDFSQLHGTLVELVGAPPPAPLPAKHWLKSTVNSAELTRHRQTSLETYLRTIAETPDRRWRDTAAWRAFLGLPSASANNSAASAAGMAVNAAAGAADPGTWLDMHRELKQCLHEARQCLSRRDGASHAGDGTAAAEAGASAKRALVKAGNVIAALADGLRKVQESKRLGDGELRRRRDLVSSARMERNGLEKLASDMASPPSSDADRRGQGSSCAAEKTGLPGRGCKPGGRVLGAPPAETDETRELDNQGILMLQRREMEAQDEQVEQLAAIIRRQKEMGLKINEEVEAHGEMLDRLDQDVTRVDGKLRVANDRVKRM, via the coding sequence ATGGCACCGCCGCCCGAAATCGCCATCCCCTCGACGAGCGTCTCGGACGAAGGCTCCTCCAAGCCCTTTACCCTCTACAACATCACGCTCCGCCTCCCGCTCCGGTCGTACGTCGTGCAGAAGCGATACTCGGACTTTTCCCAGCTCCATGgcaccctcgtcgagctcgtcggcgcgccGCCCCCGGCGCCGCTTCCGGCCAAGCACTGGCTCAAGTCGACGGTCAACTCGGCCGAGCTCACGAGGCATCGGCAGACGAGCCTCGAGACCTACCTCCGGACCATCGCCGAGACGCCCGACCGTCGATGGCGGGACACGGCCGCCTGGAGAgccttcctcggcctgccgagcgcgagcgccaacaactcggccgcgtcggccgccggcatggcggtgaacgcggcggccggggcgGCGGACCCGGGCACCTGGCTCGACATGCACCGCGAGCTGAAGCAGTGCCTCCACGAGGCTCGCCAGTGCCTCTCCAGAAGGGACGGAGCGTCGCAcgcgggcgacggcaccgccgcggccgaggccggcgcgtcggcgaagcgggcgctcgtcaaggccggcaacgtcatcgccgccctcgccgacggcctgcgCAAGGTGCAGGAGTCGAAacggctcggcgacggagagctgcgacggcgacgggaccTCGTCTCCTCGGCTCGCATGGAGCGCAACGGTCTGGAAAAGCTGGCGAGCGACATGGCgagcccgccgtcgtccgacgccgaccgcCGCGGCCAGGGCTCGTCGTGTGCGGCCGAGAAGACGGGTCTGCCGGGCCGCGGGTGCAAGCCGGGCGGTCGCGTGCTcggcgcgccgccggcggagacggacgagacgcGGGAGCTCGACAACCAGGGCATCCTGATGCTGCAGAGGCGCGAGATGGAGGCGCAGGACGAGCAGGtggagcagctcgccgccatcatccgGCGCCAGAAGGAGATGGGGCTCAAGATCaacgaggaggtcgaggcccACGGCGAGATGCTCGACCGCCTGGACCAGGACGTGAcgcgcgtcgacggcaagctccGCGTGGCCAACGACCGCGTCAAGAGGATGtga
- a CDS encoding trans-sialidase-like protein has protein sequence MGAPPPPPPHGETPKSSGLPPGKYDIFVIPEHSAGSGFLYLPSLQPSVNSFAAGFASALILVALFQTMAPAFRAWWDSFQGMGNMGITLLVLGVGFGAWALGRTQNDAPPSHGTSASSGAGPGGFGSSTSTPPPNADAPPPPSHGSGPAPPPRGNPAPPPPQPEKPKAAWNQRSTPQPEPASKGSWEKAREETRRKEEERKAKETEQKRRDEAAKRLAELRAKEASERAEREKERERREKEAEQKKREAEEKAAREKERAAAEERTRAEAAAAGARSANRVGSSYAYSAVGEKTSMWPNGRPAAASSSHSAASSPSRNPPSPGKPPAPTAKTYVSTDDDAHSFRPYDRPTSARRGRSESSMGGSEASWAPSHTTARTTPPPSERGPYSTKDPDKIVIQAVYLFMNQFAKTPASQLLSGVGSVTDGLVLRLTTEGLFIDDDVRGVPQREWDVKAWTLKNIEVWCPPHCLTSSASASNPTAGAKSPPHLLYKMATARRNLDRDAAKVLTGEDADAYLADLLRSCKNCCRLGLCERTFQNTNIQLPSGQTGRWNAKGLHVLRATIRDQEAKRYLFVLDEAESWKVAVGLQRLRRGTQVRQLGVGGMSASDARATLEMLGWGE, from the coding sequence ATGGGTGcacctccgccgcctccgccgcacGGCGAGACGCCCAAGTCGTCGGGCTTGCCGCCTGGCAAGTATGACATCTTCGTCATCCCCGAGCAttcggccggctcgggctTCCTCTACCTGCCGTCGTTGCAGCCCAGCGTCAACAGCTTtgccgccggcttcgcctcGGCCCTCATCCTCGTTGCCCTCTTCCAGACCATGGCTCCGGCCTTTCGAGCCTGGTGGGATAGCTTCCAGGGCATGGGCAACATGGGCATCaccctgctcgtcctcggcgtcggcttcggaGCCTGGGCCTTGGGACGGACGCAAAACGACGCCCCGCCGTCGCACGGCACGTCGGCGTCATCCGGCGCAGGCCCGGGAGGCTTCGGCTCGTCCACTTCGACGCCTCCCCCGAATGCCGacgccccccctcccccctcacACGGCAGCGGTCCTGCTCCTCCGCCAAGAGGAAACCCCGCGCCGCCCCCGCCTCAGCCGGAGAAGCCCAAGGCGGCGTGGAATCAACGGTCGACTCCGCAGCCGGAACCCGCGAGCAAGGGATCCTGGGAGAAGGCGCGCGAGGAGACgagaaggaaggaagaggagcGCAAGGCGAAGGAGACGGAGCAGAAACGacgcgacgaggcggccaagcgaCTGGCAGAGCTCCGCGCCAAGGAAGCATCCGAGAGAGCCGAGAGAGAAAAGGAGCGGGAGCGGAGAGAAAAGGAGGCCGAGCAGAAGAAGAGGGAGGCCGAGGAAAAGGCGGCGCGCGAAAaggagagggcggcggcggaggagaggacgagggcagaggcggcggcggcgggcgcgagGAGTGCGAATCGTGTCGGCAGCTCCTACGCctactcggccgtcggcgaaaAGACCAGCATGTGGCCCAACGGacggcccgccgccgcctcctcctcccactcggccgcctcctcgccgtcgaggaatcCGCCGAGTCCCGGAAAGCccccggcaccgacggccaagacgtACGTgagcaccgacgacgacgcccactCCTTCAGGCCGTACGACCGCCCGACGAGCGCGCGAAGGGGACGCTCCGAGTCGTCAATGGGCGGCTCCGAGGCGTCCTGGGCTCCCTCGCACACGACGGCCCGCACGACGCCTCCGCCGTCGGAGCGCGGTCCTTATTCCACGAAGGATCCCGACAAGATTGTCATCCAGGCCGTCTACCTTTTCATGAACCAATTCGCCAAGACGCCTGCCAGTCAGCTCCTTTCCGGCGTCGGCTCCGTCACCGACGGCCTCGTTCTGCGCCTCACCACCGAGGGTctcttcatcgacgacgacgtccgcGGCGTGCCCCAGCGAGAGTGGGACGTCAAGGCTTGGACGCTCAAAAACATCGAGGTATGGTGCCCCCCGCACTGCTTGACTTCTTCTGCGTCTGCTTCGAACCCGACCGCCGGCGCCAAGAGCCCCCCCCATTTGCTTTACAAGATGGCCACGGCCCGCCGCAACTTGGAccgcgacgccgccaaggtcCTCACCGGTGAGGATGCCGACGCGtacctcgccgacctgcttCGTTCTTGCAAAAACTGCTGCCGACTTGGCCTGTGCGAACGAACCTTTCAGAATACTAACATTCAACTTCCTTCCGGCCAGACTGGACGGTGGAACGCCAAGGGACTGCACGTCCTCCGCGCGACGATTCGCGACCAGGAAGCCAAGCGATACCTCTTCGTcttggacgaggcggagagcTGGAAGGTGGCCGTCGGACTGCAGCGCCTGCGTCGGGGCACACAGGTccgccagctcggcgtcggcggcatgtCGGCGTCTGATGCCCGCGCGACGCTCGAGATGTTGGGTTGGGGCGAGTGA
- a CDS encoding Palmitoyltransferase AKR1 → MGSPVRPSSISAASSAPSAAPIQLSSKSTAAAPKLNSEMEMGSLPADEEPSRPPDNDIMQVARVGDIAAMEKLFASGEFDATFADNEGITPLHWAAINNQYAMCKFLIEHGAKINTKGGDSVATPLQWAAQRCHYYTVDLLLQHGADPLITDAQGYNTLHISTFNGNVLLIVLLLHQGIPVDVLDSFGHTSLMWAAYKGFPQCVDIFLRWGASVHATDEQGFTALHWALVKGNPGCILKLIEYGADRFAKTDSGKTPAVTASELNTQPVWHRALRECGYGEDGHVATPPWPGASYFLKDKRVFATRFLFFWPFLLTFAVLFALARFPVYFGVPIACAFIYGIHLCAKQVLEYAPSDMRHFHKTPWMAGIFAGSLFFVGVNWLVVILPTTTRGLAAAESPHYLLNLVFAFLYFMTAFFYAASMRYDPGFVPKLNGIAEQRAVIDELLKEWKYDESHFCVTCMIRTPLRSKHCRRCQRCVAKHDHHCPWVYNCVGVNNHRHFFLYLVCLTAGIFVYDGLLYYYFANVAPAAAETCNVFGPSPCKMINADSYTLILAVWISLQLIWVTMLVFTQFFQVSRAMTTYENMTGIHISPPTMALTSTGTPLDPSLALAASAETPGASRHKGGVLKQWSRLLGVDPFIETITGRGAASGKNKRKNKNPYSRGCLSNCRDFWCDPSPVFGQRENGSAVLGGEKVDYTAMYESPTLMRLTGIRTRGGYEAVGADDV, encoded by the exons ATGGGAAGCCCCGTCAGGCCCAGCAGCATCTCGGCTGCCTCATCAgccccctcggccgccccgATTCAGCTCTCCTCCAAGTCGACGGCTGCGGCCCCGAAGCTCAACAgcgagatggagatgggCAGCCtccccgccgacgaggagcccTCGCGGCCCCCGGACAACGACATCATGCAGGTCGCCCGCGTCGGTGACATTGCTGCCATGGAGAAGCTCTTTGCCTCGGGCGAGTTTGATGCCACGTTTGCCGACAACGAAGGCATCACTCCGCTGCAT TGGGCGGCCATCAACAATCAGTACGCCATGTGCAAGTTCCTCATCGAGCACGGCGCCAAGATCAACACCAAGGGCGGTGACTCCGTCGCCACGCCCTTGCAATGGGCCGCTCAGCGGTGCCACTACTACACCGTCGACCTGCTCCTccagcacggcgccgaccCCCTCATAACCGACGCGCAAGGCTACAACACCTTGCACATCTCCACCTTCAACGGCAACGTTCTCCTCATCGTCCTCCTGCTCCACCAGGGCatccccgtcgacgtcctcgacagCTTCGGCCACACCTCCCTCATGTGGGCCGCCTACAAGGGCTTCCCCCAATGCGTCGACATCTTCCTCCGCTGGGGGGCCAGCGTCCACGCCACCGACGAGCAGGGTTTCACCGCCCTGCACTGGGCCCTCGTCAAGGGGAACCCGGGCTGCATCCTCAAGCTCATCGAGTACGGCGCCGATCGCTTCGCCAAGACGGACTCGGGCAAGACCcccgccgtcaccgccagCGAGCTCAACACCCAACCCGTCTGGCATCGCGCCCTGAGGGAGTGCGGctacggcgaggacggccacgtggcgacgccgccctgGCCCGGCGCGAGCTACTTCCTCAAGGACAAGAGGGTCTTTGCCACccgcttcctcttcttctggcccttcctcctcacctttgccgtcctcttcgccctcgcccgcttTCCCGTCTACTTTGGCGTCCCCATCGCCTGCGCCTTCATCTACGGCATCCATCTCTGCGCGAAGCAGGTCTTGGAGTATGCGCCTTCGGACATGCGCCACTTTCACAAGACG cccTGGATGGCTGGCATCTTCGCAGGCtccctcttcttcgtcggcgtcaactggctcgtcgtcatcctaCCCACCACGACGCGCGGCCTCGCGGCCGCGGAATCCCCCCACTACCTCCTCAACCTCGTCTTCGCCTTTCTCTACTTCATGACGGCCTTCTTCTACGCCGCGAGCATGCGGTACGACCCCGGATTCGTCCCCAAGCtcaacggcatcgccgagcagagagccgtcatcgacgagctgctcaaGGAGTGGAAGTACGACGAGTCCCATTTTTGCGTCACCTGCATGATCAGGACGCCCCTTCGGAGCAAGCACTGCCGAAGGTGCCAGCGCTGCGTGGCCAAGCATGACCA CCACTGCCCGTGGGTGTACAACTGCGTCGGCGTCAACAACCACCGACATTTCTTCTTGTATCTCGTTTGCCTCACGGCCGGCATCTTCGTCTACGACGGGCTcctgtattact ACTTTGCCAACGTTGcacctgccgccgccgagacgtgCAACGTCTTtggcccgtcgccgtgcaAGATGATCAACGCCGACTCGTACACGCTCATACTTGCCGTCTGGATATCGTTGCAGCTCATTTGGGTCACCATGCTCGTCTTTACCCAATTCTTCCAGGTCTCCCGCGCCATGACGACGTACGAGAACATGACGGGCATCCACATCAGCCCTCCGACCATGGCCCTCACCTCTACCGGCACGCCGCTCGACCCCAGCCTGGCCCTCGCCGCATCGGCCGAGACGCCGGGTGCCAGCCGGCACAAAGGCGGCGTGCTCAAGCAGTGGAGCCggctgctcggcgtcgaccccTTCATCGAGACCATCACCGGGCGCGGGGCGGCTTCGGGCAAGAACAAGCGCAAGAACAAGAACCCCTACAGCAGAGGGTGCCTATCGAACTGCAGGGACTTTTGGTGCGATCCCTCGCCCGTCTTCGGACAGAGGGAGAATGGCAGTGCCGTGCTGGGCGGCGAAAAGGTCGACTACACGGCCATGTACGAGAGCCCGACGCTCATGCGCCTCACGGGCATCAGGACAAGAGGAGGGTACGAGGCGGtgggagccgacgacgtctaA